A region of Anguilla anguilla isolate fAngAng1 chromosome 18, fAngAng1.pri, whole genome shotgun sequence DNA encodes the following proteins:
- the LOC118218192 gene encoding regulator of G-protein signaling 17-like isoform X2 has translation MRKRQQPHIEAPPPAPAHLRPNTCCLCWCGCCKCPWNEDRVERTEGQTKMDSIEATEEQPPTLEEVLSWSRSFEKMMHSQEGRNVFSQFLRSEYSEENLLFWLACEALKAETNRTAIDQKARIIYEDYVSILSPKEVSLDSRVRESIHHSLAEPSRDMYEEAQLQIYTLMHRDSYPRFLNSSFYRELVESKRSSCLDT, from the exons atgagaaagagacagcagcCCCATATCGAGGCTCCCCCCCCGGCACCAGCCCACCTGAGACCCAACACCTGCTGTTTGTGCTGGTGCGGATGCTGCAAATGCCCCTG GAATGAAGACCGAGTGGAACGCACTGAAGGACAGACAAAAATGGACAGTATTGAAGCGACTGAAGAACA ACCCCCCACGCTAGAGGAGGTTCTGTCCTGGTCGCGTAGTTTTGAGAAGATGATGCACTCCCAGGAGGGCCGAAATGTTTTCAGCCAGTTCCTGCGCTCCGAGTACAGCGAGGAGAACCTGCTCTTCTGGCTGGCCTGCGAAGCGCTGAAGGCGGAGACCAACCGGACTGCCATCGACCAAAAGGCCAGAATCATTTATGAAGATTACGTCTCCATACTCTCCCCAAAAGAG GTCAGCCTGGACTCGCGTGTGCGAGAGAGCATTCACCACAGCCTGGCAGAGCCGAGCAGGGACATGTACGAGGAGGCCCAGCTGCAGATCTACACCCTCATGCACAGAGACTCCTACCCTCGCTTCCTCAACTCCTCCTTCTACCGGGAGCTCGTGGAGAGCAAGAGAAGCTCCTGTCTGGACACCTAA
- the LOC118218192 gene encoding regulator of G-protein signaling 17-like isoform X1 — protein MLIAVAGLRAPAGEMRKRQQPHIEAPPPAPAHLRPNTCCLCWCGCCKCPWNEDRVERTEGQTKMDSIEATEEQPPTLEEVLSWSRSFEKMMHSQEGRNVFSQFLRSEYSEENLLFWLACEALKAETNRTAIDQKARIIYEDYVSILSPKEVSLDSRVRESIHHSLAEPSRDMYEEAQLQIYTLMHRDSYPRFLNSSFYRELVESKRSSCLDT, from the exons CCTCAGAGCCCCAGCAGGTGAgatgagaaagagacagcagcCCCATATCGAGGCTCCCCCCCCGGCACCAGCCCACCTGAGACCCAACACCTGCTGTTTGTGCTGGTGCGGATGCTGCAAATGCCCCTG GAATGAAGACCGAGTGGAACGCACTGAAGGACAGACAAAAATGGACAGTATTGAAGCGACTGAAGAACA ACCCCCCACGCTAGAGGAGGTTCTGTCCTGGTCGCGTAGTTTTGAGAAGATGATGCACTCCCAGGAGGGCCGAAATGTTTTCAGCCAGTTCCTGCGCTCCGAGTACAGCGAGGAGAACCTGCTCTTCTGGCTGGCCTGCGAAGCGCTGAAGGCGGAGACCAACCGGACTGCCATCGACCAAAAGGCCAGAATCATTTATGAAGATTACGTCTCCATACTCTCCCCAAAAGAG GTCAGCCTGGACTCGCGTGTGCGAGAGAGCATTCACCACAGCCTGGCAGAGCCGAGCAGGGACATGTACGAGGAGGCCCAGCTGCAGATCTACACCCTCATGCACAGAGACTCCTACCCTCGCTTCCTCAACTCCTCCTTCTACCGGGAGCTCGTGGAGAGCAAGAGAAGCTCCTGTCTGGACACCTAA